GGACGCTGAAGAAGAACCACCTGTCTACTGACATATTGGCCAACTTCTACTGCTGTGCGATacagagcatcctgaccaagtGTGCCACAGTCTGGTATGGAAATTGCTACGTTGCTGACCACAAGGCACTGCAGCGAGTGGTGAAAACACGTCACAGGGACTCTACTTCCTGCCATTGAGGATGTCCACAAGAAGAGATGTCTATGCCGAGCACGCATCATTCTCAGGGACTCCTCTCATTCTGCCAATAAACTCTTCCAGCTCCTCTCCTCcaggaggcgctacaggagccttcAGACTaaaaccagcaggtttaggaacAGCTCCTCACCCACAGCTGTCACTCTACTGAACTCAGTCCCCTGCTGAACCTTTCCATCCACACTCACTCTCCATCCACTCACCCCTATCCCTCCCAGTGACAATGATCATGACTGTCATTCATTCTCAACATTCACCATATGCACACATTGGTTACTGCTATAGTTTAGGACACTGACATAGTGTAGTCTCTGTTATAGTGCGTACACTGTTATCTATTATAGTCTGCTCAGAGAGCTACACTTCCACTGTGGTAGATATATTCATAGCAGTCTGTAGATCTGTTTACCTCACACCTCTACATCTGGATATATTTAGCAAATCTGTATATTTGTTCATAGTACATCTGTATATCTGCCCATCTGTATAGCAGTATAGAACATCTGTATGCTATACAGATCATCTGTACATCTCTACATATGTATACACAGTTCATCTTTACATTTGTCTGCAGTTCATGTATATTTGTCTCTCTGTACATAAACTGTTTATAACTATTTCACCATTTACACTACACTTATCTGTATATATCAGTACATCTATATATTTGCTTATTGCAGCTACTGCTCTTGCACTTCTGATTAGATGCAAACTTTATTTTGCTACCCTGTATTTATTCATGTGTGATTACATTAAAGTGGAATCATATCCTATCTTAACAAAATTGTGGACTAGAACATGTTTGAGATGCCTCTGAGGATGTTtagtaagaaaaaaacattacatcaTAAATATTAAGGTGCTCTACTGGAGTGAAGCACCTGGAAAGCTGCACAAGCAGAAATGAACGTTCACTTTTCAGTAACTATTATAGTGGAGCCTGAAGCCTGAACCTACAGTGAGTGCAGCTCTGCAGTCAGATCTGTGAGCTGAACTAAGTGGCAGCAACATaagcatattttatattttttcacaattttaagctgttttttagGAATCATATCATGAGATTGGTGTGACTGGGGAGGTGCGAGAATGCATCtggaaacagaaataaaattgcCCAAtacaggggtggggaactccaggtcTCAAGGGCCGGTCTCCTGCAGgatttagatgtgtccttgatccattacagctgatttaaattgcTAAAATACCTTCTAATGGTGGGTGTGCGTGTACGCGTCCTGTCTGCAGCCCAGGACAGTGAGACTCCccgtcttgaagttctccagaggcctataaataaactaatcatttgattcaccagggtgagatctaaaacctgcaggacaccagcccttgagTTCCCCACCCCTAGTCAAATATATCTGGGACACAATTTAAAGCTTTACAAACTTAATTACGATTATGTTGTCTGAGAACTAACACAGAGCAGAAAACGTACTTTGTGATTGAGCTAATTTTTTATtattcctccacagagtggaccagcagagctcagagggtcccagtggtcagtctgcccagcagcatcaaacacagctggactccatatttatggtctgtacatgtacaacaactacttttacatctattctgttcacagtcatctccatgctgctctttgtagaccagtggattgtcagtgtgtccaacatggatctaatgtttggctccatgatttcagtctgattggctcattcataaagtattctgttccagctgctggaggacaacatcatcacttttgtgaagaacgagctgaagaagatccagaaggttctgagtccagattacccagaatgcttagagagtcagaggagcagcagcagagaggcatttgtgaagatcacagtggacttcctgaggagaatgaagcaggaggagctggctgaccgtctgcagagcagtaagaggattTTTGTAAAAAGATTTAACCTTCTGTGTCACGGCACTTGGTCTTCGACCCAGTCTTTCTATCTTTCTGGACTTTACTGGGTTATTGAAATATGCTATGAGGCTAGTTTCATGGTTATGTTTACATCATGTATAACGTATGCAACCGCTGAAtcttttattaaacaaatattgaaCAAGTTCTCACAATCACCTCTGTACAATGGAATATAATGTTTAAATGATTTGCCTGTGTATATTAAACCATAACAGGACATTTCACATATCTGTAGTAACAAAATAACAGCCGGTCTAAAAAACTTCTTTCTGAAAACACTGCATGTCTTTAATGTGCTGcttgcttgtgacttcttgatgttggtaaatacaataaatgaaaaatacatgtacaacacattatgcttctgctgtgaggtcctgctATTAATCACTGGACAGCTGGACAGTTATGTTTACAAATATTATTGTATTGCATTTTGTGGAGTCAACATTTGTTAGCAAGTACACCAGTATGATTACAATAGCGCCATGCACTTTCCTGATGGGCCGTGTTCTCAGAAAGAAATTTTCAGACcggctttttttgttgttgttgttattactgATACATGATATTCCATCGGAAAGAGATGATTGTGAGAACTTGTTCATTATTTGTTCAATAAACAATTCAGCTGTTaaacttttctgtttgtatttcgTGGAATCAACATTTGTGTGTGagtacacaaaaaacaaactcacaACTGTACAATGTACAGTGTAACTGTTACAGCCTCACTTTTTTTCACTaattgaaaatattttaatcacAATAATACAACCTGATGTGTAAATATTGGGATGACCACTAGATGGCTTCAGATctccataaaataaaaatcagcagAAACATGAGACGTGCTCGTTtctacacaaataaataaaacaaagcattttaattacgacatgaaaaagaaaatactctAAAGTAGGTATTAACGCTTATTACGCTGACCTATTATTGCTCTTGTATATTACAGATTAGTATGAAGCAACTATGAAAGGAGAGTTTTTACTGAGACCATAAAACTACATCTCCCTGATGATGACGACCATGACGACGATGTTAAAGATGATGACGACCATGACGACGATGATAAAGATGATGACGACCATGACGACGATGATAAAGATGATGACGAGTGCTTCACCAGATCTCAAACTGCGTGTGTTCCTTGAAAGCTGCTCTGTGCACGCTGTTGTTGCTGAAGAGTCTAGAAAGAAACCAAAGCAGAGAGCAGACGTCATTCACCCAGAACAACATGAATCCACGTGAGCTCAGGCTGTGAATGATTCCTCTGAGAGTCTGAGCAGAAACTCCTTCATGTTGGCTCACCGCACAGAGTGGATGGAGGGGTTGATGGAGAGCAGCTGCAGTAACACATCAGTCGAAGCATCAGTGAACTGATTGTGACTCAGactgtaacacaaacacaacaagtgTCTCTAACTGATCGCTGCACATTATATTACTGTAGTGTGTGTGAACAGGCTGATGGGTATTGGTGCTTCCCAGAGAAGGATCAGTGTGTGACACTCACTCCAGGTCTTGGACTTTGTGCAGATGTGTGATGAGAGGGAGCAGCAGCTGGTCAGTGAGCTGACAGTGACTGAGGTCCAGCTCCGTCAGCCCTTCACACGAGTCCAGCATCTGGACCAAAGCCCCACAGACCCTCTGATCCAGTGTGCTGTGACTGAGATCCAGCTCTCCACCCAGGGCTGTACACAGGGACACTGCCCGCCTCACTGTGTCCCTCTCACTGTTCACAGGAACCAGAGacagcagctggaggaggacagTTTTACTGACTCTAAACAGgacaaacagagagaaactgTCAGGATGCATCAACACCAGTATGAACAAGGTTCTCTCTGCTTCAGACTCTTCAGTGGTCTTTCCCACCTGAGGCGGACCCTGTGGAGGACAGGAAACAGCAGGTCCAACACGCTGTCCTCCACCTCACAGTCTCGCAGGTCCAGCTGTGTGTCCCGGCTGCCGTGTGTCAGGATGGTGGAGACGGCCCTGCAGTCATCAGCAGTCAGACTCAGAGGCTCAGTCTGATCCTCCTCTGGTGGCGCCACACAGGAAGAGCAGGACAGATCCAAGCTGTGCTGCAGAGTCCTCAGCAGGCCTGACGCTGCCTCCTGCTGGACGTCACAGGCAGCACAGCAGTGGATGAACCTCAGCAGCTGATTCCTGTCAACACTGGAAAGAAACGCATGGAGacagaaaaactaaaattatAGATGCTGCAAATAAACTGCTAGCTTCAATAAAATGTGTTGATCTTTAAAACTAAAGGATTTCAAGAACAGCATCTATGAACTAGCAGCAGATACATTATTGTAATTAGATGTTGGATTTATGCACAGCACTCATGTTATTAAGACAAAGTCACACTGAGCCCAGTTTCACTGCTTGGGCTGATTGTGCAGGTGGATGTTAACAGATAACAGCTTTACATGAATAAGGACTCGGTTCATCTGGTAACTCGTTGTTCATAATTTACTGCATCTATCAGATTAAAAGCATCATTTGTCAGCAGTGATGAAGAGTAAATGTCTCCTTTGTGTCCAGGAAGCCACAGAAACACAGCGTGTAGCAGATTATTTTAATGGGTCAGTTCAAATGTGTCTGCAGACGAGCTTATGATTTCCAGCCTTCAGCTTATTGTTTGAGCAGCTGATAAAAGCCCAGGAGGTGTAATGACAACACTtgataataaatataattaatacAATCTAAATTGTTAATTAGACCAATTTTAATCCACTAAGAGTAAAATGACAATAATGCTGATGATACCAACTGATACCATTTGGTAAAACCACAAATCAGAAGCAACAAATCAGAGGCTGCAGTTTGGGAAACACTGAAGATCACCAGAAATGTTTGGGCCTCATTTGTAAACTTCATAGAAATTATTTccaataatatatttttaaacaattaTCTGTATAATTAATGAGAAATTGCAAAGCTGACATTtgtaaactttgtaaataattCATGAATATTGTGCATGACATCTAAAAACAGGACGGCTAATGCTAAGCTGCAGTGTGTTCAGTGATAAGTCGGCCCTTGggtgtaaataaaaaaacataaaacttttGATTAGTCTGAATTTCTTTAGTTGCTTAGTAAAGTTTGTGTTGGATTAAAATACAACAAACGGCTCTCACTGTTGCCATGACAGCGGGCTAATGCTAAAGAAAAGCTTGTGTGAATCTCTGAGACTAAACAACAGTCGGAGCATCTGTGATGAAACCCTCGATGATGAATAGTGAAATAGACATCTGGTCATCATTAAAGAACACATACTATAGTGATAACATGTTGTTTGTGTCATTAAAGTGTGATTATCGTCTATTACCAACTATGATACATAAGATATGAACCTTCAACTTGTTTAACTTGTTCATACATGTCACCACTATGAGCACCACTATCAGCAGCTCTGGAATTCTTTTCCAGGAAAACTGAACTCAAAGCCATCTGTCCAAACCAGCTTACTGTCTGTAAACATCAACATGAACAACGACTCCAGTTACTGTTTAATCCTGTTTACTGTTCCGTGTTTGTTATGGTGACCCTGGGTTGTTAGACAGGCGCCCActaataaaatgtgttattattattattgctgttgttgttaATATTACTGGTCTACCTTTAAATTATGTTCACTCCTCCTGCTGTTTGAAAGTTTCCTTATAGTTTCTTGTTCAACTGTTCATATAATCTTTTCCACACTAACAGTAAAATGTTAGCTTGTTTTTGAAGCAATGTAATTATGTTACAATAAAGTGAAGTGTGTTTTTCAGCACTCTCAGGTGCAGCACAGAGAAACAAGCTCTAATATCTGACCTGAGATGAGAAACGTTGTCCAGCATGAAGAGGATGGACTCTACTCCCTCTGCTGGTATGGAGGTCCACAGCAGGTTCAGTTTGACTCCGTCTCCGTGTTTGAGGATGAAgatcagagcagcacagtccaCTGAGTCCAGCTTTCTGCAGCTCAGGTTGATCACATGACCAAGTGACCTCAGCAAACTGGGTACAGCGTGACTGTTGTGAGCTCTGTAGAGCTCTCTGATGGAGCTCATCACAAAGCTGGGACTGGGcctgaaaacaaacagtttatTTCCACCTTTGTTTAAAGGATCCATAAAGTGCTGATTAAAGATGAGACAGCATTTCAAATCCTCCtgattaaacagcagaaactgTGAAAAAGATCAAACTACATTCAGCACCTTTTAAACACAATCCTGTCCAGAAAGGGAAGCAGACGTGTGGTTTCCTCCTGTAAGAAGAGGTTCTTCCTCAGGTCCACAGTGATGGTCTGAGCTGACGGCTGCTGCAGCAGATAGTGAAGAAGCTCCCAGCTCAGACAGCAGGAGGTCAGGTCTCCACCAACCTTACTCAAGAAGGACAACGTCAAGTCCTTGTCCTGGgtttcatgcaggagagacagaAGCTGCTGGAAGCTCTCTTCACTCAGTCTGCAGAGATCATGAATATAAAATaagctttaaagtaaaaatcTACATTTTATTTGTCCTGTGATGTTCAGAAAGACATTTACTTGACTGTCAGAGGACCATCATGGAGCAGCAGAGCAATGAGACCCTGAGCAGAGATGCAGGTCTCAGTCAGGTCTAACCGTCCAACTGTCCAGTATCTCAGCAGGGAAGCCAAACTACTGACAGCCCTCAACAATACTCTGTGTGATGCTCGGGCTTTCTTAGGCACAAGAGAAAGCTCTTCAACAGCCAGTCGACAGGCCGCTCTGCCTCTTCTTACCCACTGAGACAGCAGCAAGGACACGTCGATGGAAAGCCTGAAGatcgaagagacaaaagagcAGAAATGATGAACACCAAGAACTAAAGATTCAAATATAAATGGTGTTAGAAGAGCAAGAGAGAGTCATGGTTTCGCTTCCTGCCTCAGACTGTGtagttgtgttgtgtgtctgaaGAGCAGAGCACCTCCTCTGGCAGACATCTTGCTGGGTGTGAGGATGAGATCCACTTTAGAGCCACACAGTCTGAGAACTCTCCCCAcagaccagcagcttttactgTGTAACTCTCCTGTTAGCAGCAGCTGGAAgcccagcagctgcagcagagacTCCAGCTGCTGGGCCTCCTCTCTGGATCTTACAGACATGGATGTGCACACACTCTGGAAGAACTCTGGATCACAGCTGGAACACAGTGAAGATGGGATCAGAGAACATGCTGGAAATGTTCtgcaaatgaaatcatcatgttttatttacctgagctgtgagatataaggcagacactgGAGCAAACTCctcacttcactctcttcatgtgagcagtctgtcagctccacttgtttcttctctggttggagtttcagcacctccaggaggatggaggtctttctctctgagagatTTATGAgccagactgcaggagctgactggaaaactgactgtaatgatggaaggacactcaGACCTGTTTTAGTCTCATAGTCCTTCACATGGGAGTACAGAACCAACAGGAAGTCACTCTGATAATACTCATCCATGTGTCTCTCATGAAGAGGGAATGTTTGATATGTGCACACTGATGCTAACAGCTCCAGgatcttctctcctgtctgctgttctctctctgctgctgcacagaacagacTCACAAAGAACCTGATTTCACCATCTTGAGtcacaaaaaaaacactggaaCAATAAGAAGGAAACATTTAGTGATGATTTGATGTGAGCTGCATAAAAACAGCCACACACTGCTGATGGACTCCATCTTATATATAATGAAAGTCCATTTTAAAGCCATCTTCCATGAGAGCAGCTGAACAATGGTTTTAGACTGTTACTGactcacaacacaaacactcatcCTGTGTGTGAAATCACTGCGTACTGAACTGTAACTGTTATTTTCTTTGCTGTCTGACTTTAGAAAGTAAAACACTAAATATCAAcaatacagaaacacacagagtggAACAACAACATCTACAACAGCAGCTTCACCTGCTGCTCATCACACACCTCTCTGCTGTCTGAAATCTTCATCTGCTCACTATAGAGCTGctaccaccatcatcatcatcatgctcAGTAAAACAAAGTCAGAGATAAAGTCCAGCTTCATGTAACTCATTCATTTACTGAGTTACGTCACTGAAGGACTCGTTGAgtttgctttcatgttgtttccaTGGCGATGATGGATTTGGGTGTAAAGGATGTTTCTGGCATGTGTGCACTCCAACACTCTCTGCTGCATGAGCTCAGTCACATGATCCTATCAAATATAACTCTAACCTTTCTGATGAGAACGTCTTTATTCTAGATCCTGTTGTCCTGTTTCAGCATTAAAAGTCATCTGATATTTATAGAAAATATGAAACTTCACAGCAACAAACAGCTGAACAAGTCAGTGAAACACAGTCTGAATACATTTATAACATGATCCATGTAGATAAAGTCACAAATATGATGCTGATGACAAACAAGCAGCACAAGACAAAATCATCACTTTACAATTTATGGAGCTTCAAATATTTCCATCACTTGTTTTCACAGCACATCTTTTCTTACAGATATTCGACTCTTGTGAACAACATGTtatttacctgagctgtgagatataaggcagacactgcaggaaactcctcacttcactctcttcatgtgagcagcctgtcagctccacttgtttcttctctggttggagtttcagcacctccaggaggatggaggtctttctctctgagagctttatggaccagactgcaggagctgactggaaaactgactgtaatgatggaaggacactcaGACCTGTTTTAGTCTCATAAGAGTACAGGTCCAGGAGGAAGTCACACCATTTCTGTTTAAGAGGACTGTTTTTGTATGTGCACACTGATGCTAACAGCTCCAGgatcttctctcctgtctgctgctctctctctgctgctgcacagaacagacTCACAAAGATCTTCGTTCTGTCTTCATCTGATGTCTCAGCATCAACTCTGGAACAATAAGAAGGAAACATTCAGTGATGATTTGATGTGAGCTGCATTAAAACAACCACACACTGCTGACACACTTTGCAATGTTTGTGAGTTTCATCTGGATCTTTGTTGATTTTCTGTCTtcagtaaaataaaactttgaTAAAAATCAGagtctgtttatttctttggaAGTCAGCAAACTCATAAATTGAGCAGaggatcaaataattatgtCACTGCTGTAAAAAGGTGGAACACTGTGTGAGAACAGCTGTAATACAGTGTTGTATTATTCATGTACATCAGAGTATTTTGAGAGTTTAGATTTTATATTTGCTATAGTCACTGAATCCTGGTATTTCTTGGTTTAATGCAGTAACTTGTCTGTTTTCTACAGGCTAATGTTTGATATGACAGGAAATGCTGTTTGCGTTGGATTCTCTATGATGAAGGAGATGGCGAGCCACCTCTGAACCTGATCACCTCCTTAGCCTGAGCAGCTGCTCTGAGTTTTCACTGTGCCAGACGAGGAGGCCACGCCCCCTTTTCCAGCCTTCACCTGTGTGAAAGCACAGTACCAAACAGCTTAGCTGCTGTGTTTCATTCAGGAGCACTTTGGAAGTGAACCTGACTGGACCTGTTTACTAAAACTGACTGACTACAAACCAGAGGAACCAACTACACAACTTCCAAACTCTTAAACATCCCAGAGACACTTTCCTGCATCATCAGGTGACTCCTTGTGATGAGGGAGCAGCTAAAGTAGCCTTCATCACTTCAATATCAACATTGTGTTCATGACGTTTACACTCGTCTGTGTGAAATATTCAGtagtgttttgtgatctttCACATTTGATTTGAAAGAAGAAGTTTCAGTACATTGAAGTTAAAGCTCTGAGTGGCTCCAGCTGCTCAGTGAGTCTCTTCCTCTCTTAAAGCCTCAAACAAACTCAGACTCTGGCCCTGCTCATTTAATATTCTGCAAACCTTCAGTGAGTTATGTTTGCATTGTGTGATCAATATTTGTATGTTCTGTATCACTTTGTGCGTTTTCCTTTTCCTGTCATGAAGCTCAGACCTGCTGGAGTCTCCAGGTCCTGCTGAGCTTTCAGTTTATGTGATAAATGCTTTGTCAGTCATGGATGGGCCTCACTTTAGACCAGCTCACACAACACACTTCACTAACAACCAGTAACTGTCTGAATTAACTCAGGAATATCTGTAACACATGTACAACTTTATAAAGTGTTCATCCATCACTGAAAAAGTATCAAACTGctgtcattaaacatgttatatTTGAGCCTCTTCAGCAAAACTTCATCATGTGTATCCATGTTTATGATTGACATACTGAGGAGGAGCTTTATAAATGATGGAATAAGTTTTGACTCACACTCACTGATGCTGAAGAGTGTGCAGCTGTTATAGTGTTAGCAGCAAAACACTAAATATCAAcaatacagaaacacacagaggggaACAACAACATCTACAACAGCAGCTTCACCTGCTGCTCACATCACACACGTGGAAATCACATATTTACTAACATTTGATAATTAATtcatttagatttagatttggTTACTTTGAAAATTAGACTAAATTAATATTTTCTGCTGCAGAAAAGTCTTAAACACAAAGATTCACATGTTAGTGGCCACGTTGAGCCTCCTGTCAGTGTTTAGTTTCACCAAACTAGCTCTCTTTACCTGGCTatatcaccatggtaacagatGCTGAACACAGCCTGGTGTAGATCAGGTTTTGTTCAGAGTGTCAGATTAAAATCAGCTGTAAGTGCCACATTTTCTCTGATTCTTTTATTTCCAGTCTGCTCTGAGCAGCACAGTCTGTGAGCCACATGGTCACACAAGTTTCCATGTATGCAGCtgctgatgcagtgtgaaacagATGTGGAGCCTAATCTGCTGCACATCTGTTTCACACATTAGAACATCCATCAGTCTGTGTTTAGTCCATTTATCACAGAGAAGATCCACcaatagcaagcaggtctggcccagatctggtatcaagctggcactgctggctgacttctagCATGATAAGACGCATGTcatccagatgtgggccaggccTAGATGACACTGTCTTTGTGATAACATGCCACATCTggctcgattgtggtttggtttatttaGCCCAGGCTcctagaaaacaggtctggcctggatccggcatcaagctggcacctctgactgactggtgtcatggcagagtgtatgtcaaccagatgtgggccaggtctggcaatgatgcactatttatgttcttattttcctattttagttagaagacccaaatgccatgttgcaatactgctgtggtagccaacgtttcaaatgcaggttttttgagtgtacactttatccaaaacctagtgagagttcactcatgtttaccaccgagaggctgtagctcaggaggtacagCAAGTcccctactgatcggaaggtaagtggttcgatccctggcttctCCAGTCTGTGTGTCAagagtgtgactgtgtgtgaatgtagttaggaaacactcagtttagagaaagtgtgtgattgggtgaatgtagCTTGTTATATAGAGACCTTTGAGTAATCCAAGAGAGTGGACAAGTTGTCCTGTTTCAGCATTAAAAGTCATCTGATATTTATAGAAAATAACCACAAGTCAACATCATCACTTTACAATTGATGGAGTTTCAAATATTTCCATCACTTGTTTTCacagcacatcttttcgacTTGTGTGAAGAACATGTCGTgtacctgagctgtgagatataaggcagacactgcagcaaactcctcacttcactctcttcatgtgagaagcctgtcagctccacttgtttcttctctggttggagtttcagcacctccaggaggatggaggtctttctctctgagagctttatggaccagactgcaggagctgactggaaaactgactgtaatgatggaaggacactcaGACCTGTTTTAGTCTCATAAGAGTACAGGTCCAGGAGGAAGTCACACCATTTCTGTTTAAGAGGACTGTTTTTGTATGTGCACACTGATGCTAACAGCTCCAGgatcttctctcctgtctgctgatctctctctgctgctgcacagaacagacTCACAAAGATCTTCGTTCTGTCTTCATCTGATGTCTCAGCATCAACTCTGGAACAATAAGAAGGAAACATTCAGTGATGATTTGATGTGAGCTGCATTAAAACAACCACACACTGCTGACACACTTTGCAATGTTTGTGAGTTTCATCTGGATCTTTGTTGATTTTCTGTCTtcagtaaaataaaactttgaTAAAAATCAGagtctgtttatttctttggaAGTCAGCAAACTCAGAAATTGAGCAGaggatcaaataattatgtCACTGCTGTAAAAAGGTGGAACACTGTGTGAGAACAGCTGTAATACAGTGTTGTATTATTCATGTACGTCAGAGTATTTTGAGAGTTTAGATTTGCTATGGTCACTGAATCCTGGTATTTCTTGGTTTAATGCAGTAACTTGTCTGTTTTCTACAGGCTAATGTTTGATATGACAGGAAATGCTGTTTGCGTTGGATTCTCTATGATGAAGGAGATGGCGAG
The Oreochromis niloticus isolate F11D_XX unplaced genomic scaffold, O_niloticus_UMD_NMBU tig00007851_pilon, whole genome shotgun sequence genome window above contains:
- the LOC100690503 gene encoding uncharacterized protein LOC100690503, translated to MSVRSREEAQQLESLLQLLGFQLLLTGELHSKSCWSVGRVLRLCGSKVDLILTPSKMSARGGALLFRHTTQLHSLRLSIDVSLLLSQWVRRGRAACRLAVEELSLVPKKARASHRVLLRAVSSLASLLRYWTVGRLDLTETCISAQGLIALLLHDGPLTVKLSEESFQQLLSLLHETQDKDLTLSFLSKVGGDLTSCCLSWELLHYLLQQPSAQTITVDLRKNLFLQEETTRLLPFLDRIVFKRPSPSFVMSSIRELYRAHNSHAVPSLLRSLGHVINLSCRKLDSVDCAALIFILKHGDGVKLNLLWTSIPAEGVESILFMLDNVSHLSVDRNQLLRFIHCCAACDVQQEAASGLLRTLQHSLDLSCSSCVAPPEEDQTEPLSLTADDCRAVSTILTHGSRDTQLDLRDCEVEDSVLDLLFPVLHRVRLRVSKTVLLQLLSLVPVNSERDTVRRAVSLCTALGGELDLSHSTLDQRVCGALVQMLDSCEGLTELDLSHCQLTDQLLLPLITHLHKVQDLDLSHNQFTDASTDVLLQLLSINPSIHSVRLFSNNSVHRAAFKEHTQFEIW